A window of the Streptomyces griseochromogenes genome harbors these coding sequences:
- a CDS encoding alpha/beta fold hydrolase has protein sequence MPVINTSNGPLEHVVIDGDPDLAPLVFLHGGLGCLAAWGRFPARLAAATGRRALVYSRHGNGGSGPDPLPRTPRYMHEHAQDVLPELLAALGMHRPVLVGHSDGASIALLYASAHPVEAVVGMGPHMYFEDENRIGIENARASYDAGPLAKKMAMVHDDPRGVFDRWSGVWLSPAFRSWSIENDLDVTAPVLVIQGDADEYGSMAQVDAVERAVSGPFGRLVPEGCDHYPYLVCPDLVTDTVCAFLAEQTGHARSVEAAR, from the coding sequence GTGCCTGTAATCAATACGAGCAACGGTCCCCTTGAACATGTCGTCATCGACGGAGACCCGGACCTGGCACCTCTGGTCTTCCTGCACGGCGGACTTGGCTGTCTCGCGGCCTGGGGGCGCTTTCCCGCCCGGCTGGCCGCCGCCACCGGGCGCCGCGCACTGGTCTATTCCCGCCACGGCAACGGCGGCAGCGGTCCCGACCCGCTGCCCCGTACCCCGCGCTACATGCACGAGCACGCCCAGGACGTGCTGCCCGAACTGCTGGCTGCGCTGGGCATGCACCGCCCCGTCCTGGTCGGCCACAGCGACGGCGCCTCCATCGCCCTGCTGTATGCCTCGGCGCACCCCGTCGAAGCGGTCGTCGGGATGGGCCCGCACATGTACTTCGAGGACGAGAACCGCATCGGCATCGAGAATGCCCGCGCCTCCTACGACGCGGGCCCGCTCGCCAAGAAGATGGCCATGGTGCACGACGACCCCCGGGGGGTCTTCGACCGCTGGAGCGGCGTCTGGCTCTCGCCCGCCTTCCGCAGCTGGTCCATCGAGAACGACCTCGACGTCACCGCGCCGGTGCTGGTGATCCAGGGCGACGCGGACGAGTACGGCTCCATGGCCCAGGTCGACGCCGTCGAGCGCGCGGTCAGCGGCCCGTTCGGGCGCCTGGTCCCCGAGGGGTGCGACCACTACCCCTATCTGGTGTGCCCGGATCTGGTCACCGACACCGTCTGCGCCTTTCTCGCCGAGCAGACCGGGCACGCCCGGTCCGTGGAGGCCGCCCGATGA